The Bacillus sp. NEB1478 genome contains the following window.
AAGATGGGGTGTCCCGTCTTCTTTTTTATTAAGGCTGTTTTCTAAAAGATTGTTGCTCTTAGAAATAGTTGATTTCCGCTCTAGCTTGCTCGCTTTCCTCGTGGCGTGCGGTAAGCTAACTTGGCGCTATGCACCTGATATGTCTCAACATGTACACTGATCCCATAGAAGTCTCTCACCTTGCACTTTCATCAATTTGTCAATGGATGCTCTCTACAAAAATGACTTAAAAGCACCAATCAGAACAGAGTCTTCCCGAAAAAACTTATCCACAGGATAAAATAGGTAAAATATATGTTTTATAGGTTTATCCACGTTATCCACAGAATACTGTGTATGACTGCTGTTAATTGTGTATAACCTTAAACCTTTATTTAATAAGCTTAAATTTAATTATCCCCATTATCCACAAAACTGTGCATAACTTTTCCACATATCAACCGTGGATAAAAATGATGAAATAAAAAAAGCTCCTTTCCTTTTTGGAAAAGAGCTTTATACTATCTTATTGTGCCTCTAAATCTAAGCCAGGTACTCCATTTAACGCCATATCCCCACGTGTACCTTTTTGATAAGCTACACTTCCTGCTGCTGCAATCATGGCAGCATTATCTGTGCATAAGTGCAGTGGTGGAATAACAAGGTCAAACTTTGTACCTTTAAAGCGATTCTCTAACTGCTGGCGCAATCCTTTGTTCGCCGCTACTCCCCCAGCAAGCAATACTTGTTTTACATCGTACTGTTCTGCCGCTCGGTATGTTTTTTCCACGAGTACGTCTACAACACTTGCCTGAAAGCTCGCTGCCAGATCTTCTGGTTTAATCACATGTCCTCGCTGCTCTGCGTTGTGTACCGTATTGATTACCGCTGACTTTAAACCGCTGAAACTAAAATCAAATGACTCGGGTTCCAACCAAGCACGGGGCAGATCAATGTTTGGCTCACCAACTTGTGCAAGCTTGTCGATATGAGGTCCGCCAGGGTATGGCATTTTCAATGTTCTTGCCACTTTATCATACGCTTCTCCTGCCGCATCGTCTCTTGTTTCCCCGATCACTTGAAAAGTCCCATGTTCCTTCATGATCACGAGCTCTGTATGACCGCCAGATACGATAAGAGACAATAAAGGAAACGTCATCTCTTTTACAAGCCGGTTTGCGTAAATATGACCTGCTATGTGATGTACAGGAACGAGAGGGAGACCGTTTGCAAATGCAAAGGCTTTAGCTGCATTTACTCCGATTAAGAGCGCTCCAACCAAACCAGGTCCTTCTGTTACAGCAACTGCCGTCAAATCAGCTGGTTCAAGATTTGCCTCGTTTAGAGCCTCTTCGATCACGATCGTAATTTGTTCAACATGATGACGGGATGCCACTTCCGGTACGACCCCGCCAAAGCGCTTATGACTCTCAATTTGTGATGCTACAACATTGGCTAACAGTTCATTGCCGTTTTTTACAATGGCTACTGCTGTCTCGTCACAACTTGTTTCTATCGCTAAAATGATTTCATCTTTTATCATAATTCCACCCACATGACTAACGCGTCTTCACCGTTATCACTGTAATAGTTTTTTCTGATGCCGCCAGCTTCAAATCCTAGCTTTTTATATAAATTTTGAGCAACATGATTACTTACTCTAGCTTCCAGGGTCATTGTTTGTGCACCGTGACTTTTTGCAAGCTTTATCGCTTCTTTCATTAGCTGCTCCCCTAGTTTTCTCCCTCGATAAGAAGGTAGGATAGCGATATTCGTCACATGTGCTTCATCCATCACAAGCCAGATCCCGCAATAGCCGATCGGCTGGAAGTGATCTTCAATGACCAGATAATAAGCAAACTGATTCTCTTCAATTTCTCTGTAAAATGCTTCTTTTGACCATGGAACAGTAAAAGAAGACTGCTCGATTCCAACGATGTCCTCAATATCCGTTACTTTTGCCAGTCTGAAAGTATATGCCTCTCCCACTATACGCACCTACTTCCCTTGCGACTTCAGCCAGTTTACTTCTGCTTCAGCCAGTTGAAGGTAGCTTGGTGTGAACGCATGAATATCTTCAGGTTCTTTCTCCATCCCGATG
Protein-coding sequences here:
- the tsaD gene encoding tRNA (adenosine(37)-N6)-threonylcarbamoyltransferase complex transferase subunit TsaD → MIKDEIILAIETSCDETAVAIVKNGNELLANVVASQIESHKRFGGVVPEVASRHHVEQITIVIEEALNEANLEPADLTAVAVTEGPGLVGALLIGVNAAKAFAFANGLPLVPVHHIAGHIYANRLVKEMTFPLLSLIVSGGHTELVIMKEHGTFQVIGETRDDAAGEAYDKVARTLKMPYPGGPHIDKLAQVGEPNIDLPRAWLEPESFDFSFSGLKSAVINTVHNAEQRGHVIKPEDLAASFQASVVDVLVEKTYRAAEQYDVKQVLLAGGVAANKGLRQQLENRFKGTKFDLVIPPLHLCTDNAAMIAAAGSVAYQKGTRGDMALNGVPGLDLEAQ
- the rimI gene encoding ribosomal protein S18-alanine N-acetyltransferase, yielding MGEAYTFRLAKVTDIEDIVGIEQSSFTVPWSKEAFYREIEENQFAYYLVIEDHFQPIGYCGIWLVMDEAHVTNIAILPSYRGRKLGEQLMKEAIKLAKSHGAQTMTLEARVSNHVAQNLYKKLGFEAGGIRKNYYSDNGEDALVMWVEL